The following proteins come from a genomic window of Nitrospira sp.:
- a CDS encoding RNA polymerase sigma factor RpoE: MSASPTIRRSPASSSRDPQSAKNFDTLYKDHVDLMYRFAHRLCGEPEAAKDLVQETFLNAYRGLDRFRGDAQISTWLYTIASRACLRMRRRRKGAPERELSLEEFIPTSDGEFHLQIPIDGLSPEAALQNKQLREALDTAINQLPKKYKMVLVLRDMEGLSAKEVGAIMGLNERAVKSRLHRARLFVRRELSARGLGKPSTDHDSLG, from the coding sequence ATGAGCGCCTCACCCACCATTCGCCGCTCACCGGCCTCGTCCTCGCGTGATCCCCAATCCGCTAAAAATTTTGATACTCTGTACAAGGATCATGTGGACCTCATGTATCGCTTCGCTCATCGATTGTGCGGCGAACCGGAAGCTGCGAAGGATTTGGTCCAGGAGACTTTTTTGAATGCGTATCGAGGCCTCGACAGATTTAGGGGTGACGCTCAAATTTCGACGTGGCTCTATACCATCGCTTCACGGGCGTGCCTGCGCATGCGGCGCAGACGGAAAGGAGCCCCGGAACGAGAGCTGTCGCTCGAGGAATTCATCCCCACGTCCGACGGTGAATTCCACTTGCAGATTCCGATCGATGGACTCAGTCCCGAGGCCGCGCTCCAGAATAAGCAATTGCGGGAAGCGCTCGATACCGCGATCAACCAATTACCGAAGAAGTACAAAATGGTCTTGGTGCTTCGCGACATGGAAGGATTAAGCGCCAAAGAAGTCGGAGCCATCATGGGGTTGAACGAACGAGCGGTGAAATCGCGCTTGCATCGGGCTCGACTGTTTGTGCGCCGTGAACTTAGTGCGAGGGGCCTCGGCAAACCGTCCACCGACCATGATTCACTCGGGTAG